One window from the genome of Methanoculleus sp. 7T encodes:
- a CDS encoding PQQ-dependent sugar dehydrogenase, translating into MTKITIVIASLLALALVAGAGAQVGLSNVSGTNESSNQTTESTQNISGNVTDLTNAGSMLAAVLQDNTSRTNLTPVQNVTADIGLELVAQNFTSPMMVTSPDDGTGRLFVVDQIGVVNVVDANGTTLPEPFLDLRDKMVDLRPTYDERGLLSIAFHSNFSENGKVYAFYSAPLRPEAPEGWNCTNHISEFQVDPENPDRVNMTSEKVLMYIDKPYHNHNGGQLAFGPADGYLYISLGDGGRANDVGNGHTPGIGNAQDLTKIYGKILRIDVDNVTAEGMPQQNMTQNQTQNMSVNRTENPPEPTWTTFAGSLYGIPTDNPFAETQPRILDTYAYNSVPPEIYACGFRNPAYMAFDSGGNNALFVADAGQNLFEEVDIVLSGGNYGWNIREGTHCFDPNATTAPGKSCNITGLQGEPLIGPIFEGGHDLGVVVVGGNVYRGTAVPGLEGRYIFGYWSDSRTVGNGTLLAATPPAGWAEGALPETAASLTPDANAMWEVQTVNITGGTNETLGMFLRGFGEDANQDLYVLTNDVGGPDNSTSTGKLWKIVPPAAVTPAPTTVTPTVTQTAAGNQTEYAA; encoded by the coding sequence ATGACAAAAATTACCATTGTCATAGCATCCCTCCTCGCCCTCGCACTCGTCGCGGGTGCGGGCGCACAGGTGGGATTGAGCAATGTCAGTGGCACCAACGAGAGTTCAAACCAGACGACGGAAAGCACGCAGAATATTAGCGGCAACGTAACGGATCTCACGAACGCCGGGTCCATGCTTGCCGCAGTTCTCCAGGACAATACATCCCGGACGAACCTGACGCCGGTTCAGAACGTTACGGCCGATATCGGCCTTGAACTCGTTGCGCAGAACTTCACCTCGCCCATGATGGTTACATCGCCGGACGACGGGACCGGGAGGCTCTTTGTCGTGGACCAGATCGGCGTCGTGAATGTCGTCGATGCGAACGGGACCACGCTCCCCGAACCATTCTTGGACCTCCGGGATAAGATGGTCGACCTCAGGCCGACCTACGACGAGCGCGGCCTGCTCTCCATCGCGTTCCACTCGAACTTCTCGGAGAACGGCAAGGTCTACGCGTTCTACAGCGCGCCCTTAAGACCGGAGGCCCCCGAGGGCTGGAACTGCACGAATCACATCTCCGAGTTCCAGGTCGACCCCGAGAACCCGGATCGGGTGAACATGACCTCCGAGAAGGTCCTGATGTACATCGACAAGCCCTACCATAACCACAACGGCGGCCAACTCGCCTTCGGCCCGGCCGACGGCTACCTCTACATCTCGCTCGGTGACGGTGGAAGGGCGAACGACGTCGGGAACGGACACACCCCCGGTATCGGGAACGCTCAGGATCTCACGAAGATCTACGGTAAGATCCTCAGGATCGACGTGGATAACGTCACCGCCGAGGGCATGCCCCAGCAGAACATGACCCAGAACCAGACACAGAACATGAGCGTGAACCGGACCGAGAACCCGCCCGAGCCGACATGGACGACGTTTGCCGGGAGCCTCTACGGCATACCGACCGACAACCCGTTTGCAGAGACCCAGCCCAGGATCCTCGACACCTATGCCTACAACTCCGTCCCGCCCGAGATCTATGCCTGCGGGTTCCGCAACCCCGCCTACATGGCCTTTGACTCCGGCGGCAACAACGCGCTCTTTGTCGCCGACGCAGGGCAGAACCTCTTTGAAGAGGTAGACATCGTCTTAAGCGGCGGCAACTACGGCTGGAACATCCGCGAGGGCACGCACTGCTTCGACCCGAACGCCACCACGGCGCCCGGGAAGTCCTGCAACATCACCGGACTCCAGGGCGAGCCGCTGATCGGCCCCATCTTCGAGGGCGGCCATGACCTCGGTGTTGTCGTCGTCGGCGGCAACGTCTACCGCGGGACCGCCGTCCCCGGGCTTGAGGGCAGGTACATCTTCGGCTACTGGAGCGACAGCCGGACTGTCGGGAACGGCACCCTCCTCGCAGCCACGCCTCCGGCAGGATGGGCCGAGGGAGCGCTGCCGGAGACCGCCGCGAGCCTGACGCCCGACGCGAACGCCATGTGGGAGGTTCAGACGGTGAACATCACCGGCGGGACGAACGAGACCCTGGGTATGTTCCTGCGCGGGTTCGGTGAGGACGCCAACCAGGACCTCTATGTGCTGACAAACGACGTGGGAGGGCCTGACAACTCCACCAGCACCGGCAAACTCTGGAAGATCGTGCCGCCCGCCGCCGTCACTCCGGCCCCGACGACGGTGACGCCCACGGTCACGCAGACCGCGGCCGGGAACCAGACCGAGTACGCGGCGTAG
- a CDS encoding PAS domain S-box protein, whose product MQKNPLNRQISAFRERIGELTSGTPEYSGSSASHERLLRAAESLAAAATRVEEERQQLQDLIGSSPDGFVVTDADGRIIDANPAAARLLGESLPGTLFAACGYPDAQPDIALMLADLRAGKACAPRETTLRSRSGAPVRVAIAAAGRGAGEKRWLIREHPESEEQDRLLARVEEERSLLRAIIEQMPEGVVIAEAPSGRLIHYNEQLRRMWGQPDMPHDIRTFSGLHPDGRPYLPEEWPIARSVAGGEVVRDEEIRLLRADGTWIYISASSAPIHDKSGITRYAVAVLSDVTDRKQMEEELQASEEKYRKLFENTSDAINIFEVVRDEHGEIVDWILRDANPVSQRDFGRRDETIGRRVTELLGAEEMAEYIARSREIMASGIGQRYENSFWGNRYYISSTFPIGKDLLGAVSTEITNRKRMEEELRLQQQRLELALSAARMITWDWDPAAGRLRIGGDFEGIYGRPPFARPEERLALVHPDDIDRLRTEGEHSGPYHTEYRIIRPDTGAAVWLESRGEVQRDEAGGVVRAVGVTMDITKQKQSRQALEHQQELLQGIIDAIPVMITIYDPDIRLFRLNREVQRVSGWSDEDGARGDLMTRFFPDPEYRKMAGDYMQSLKPGWRDLLLVAKDGSVIETAWANIRLSDDTRVGIGIDIRERKRTEATIIESEGRFRALMNASPNVVMLIDRDGTILILNEVAAERFGRSVQELMGRSIFDYLPPDVVARRKMIVGEVFLTGRPARFVDEREGMVLYNSLFPVADAEGNVVRVAVISYDITEQRRFEEMRHQAFTQIEHNMEQFAILGDHIRLPLQVILATAELLDDEQASERIRKQVWRINDLVRQLDRGWVESREIREFLRRHELV is encoded by the coding sequence ATGCAGAAAAACCCCTTAAACCGGCAGATTAGCGCCTTCCGGGAGCGTATCGGTGAACTCACTTCCGGGACGCCGGAATATTCCGGCAGCAGCGCCTCGCACGAGAGACTTCTCCGTGCTGCAGAAAGCCTGGCCGCAGCCGCAACCCGGGTGGAGGAGGAGCGGCAGCAACTCCAGGACCTCATCGGGTCCTCACCCGACGGATTCGTGGTGACGGACGCGGACGGCAGGATCATCGACGCAAACCCGGCGGCGGCGAGACTCCTCGGGGAGTCGCTGCCGGGAACGCTCTTTGCGGCGTGCGGTTACCCCGACGCGCAACCGGATATCGCTCTCATGCTTGCAGACCTCCGTGCCGGGAAAGCGTGCGCACCCCGGGAGACAACCCTGCGCTCCCGGAGCGGCGCCCCGGTCCGGGTCGCGATCGCCGCCGCCGGCCGGGGTGCCGGGGAGAAGCGGTGGCTGATCCGGGAGCACCCGGAGAGCGAAGAACAGGACCGGCTCCTTGCACGAGTTGAGGAGGAGCGTTCCCTGCTGCGAGCCATCATCGAACAGATGCCCGAAGGCGTCGTCATCGCCGAAGCCCCATCGGGAAGGCTCATCCACTACAACGAGCAGTTGCGCCGGATGTGGGGGCAACCCGACATGCCGCACGACATCAGGACGTTCAGCGGGCTTCACCCTGATGGGCGGCCCTACCTGCCCGAGGAGTGGCCGATCGCCCGGTCGGTCGCCGGCGGGGAGGTGGTGAGGGATGAGGAGATCCGGCTCCTCCGGGCAGACGGCACCTGGATCTACATCAGCGCCAGTTCCGCCCCCATCCACGACAAGAGCGGCATCACACGCTATGCGGTAGCGGTCCTCTCCGATGTGACCGACCGGAAGCAGATGGAGGAGGAACTGCAGGCGAGTGAGGAGAAATACCGGAAACTCTTCGAGAATACGAGTGATGCCATCAACATCTTCGAGGTGGTCCGCGATGAGCACGGCGAGATCGTGGACTGGATCCTGCGCGACGCAAACCCGGTCTCACAGCGCGACTTCGGCAGGCGGGACGAGACTATCGGGAGACGCGTCACCGAACTCCTTGGCGCGGAGGAGATGGCCGAGTATATCGCGAGGTCGCGGGAGATCATGGCGTCAGGCATCGGACAGAGGTATGAGAACAGTTTCTGGGGCAACCGCTACTACATCTCCTCCACCTTCCCCATCGGAAAAGACCTGCTCGGGGCCGTCAGCACTGAGATCACCAACCGGAAACGGATGGAAGAGGAACTGCGCCTCCAGCAGCAGCGGCTCGAACTGGCCCTCAGCGCCGCGAGGATGATCACCTGGGACTGGGACCCCGCCGCCGGTCGGCTCAGGATCGGCGGCGACTTTGAAGGGATCTACGGCCGGCCGCCCTTCGCCCGGCCCGAGGAGAGGCTGGCGCTGGTCCACCCTGACGATATCGACCGCCTGCGCACCGAAGGAGAGCACAGCGGCCCTTACCACACCGAGTACCGGATCATCCGCCCCGATACGGGAGCCGCTGTCTGGCTGGAGTCCCGGGGCGAGGTCCAGAGGGATGAGGCGGGAGGCGTCGTCCGGGCCGTCGGTGTCACGATGGATATCACCAAACAGAAGCAGTCCCGCCAGGCGCTGGAACACCAGCAGGAACTCCTGCAGGGGATCATCGACGCCATCCCGGTGATGATCACGATCTATGACCCGGATATCAGGCTCTTCCGCCTCAACCGCGAGGTCCAGAGGGTGTCCGGCTGGTCGGATGAGGACGGGGCCAGGGGTGACCTGATGACGAGGTTCTTCCCCGACCCTGAGTACCGGAAGATGGCCGGCGACTACATGCAGTCGCTGAAGCCGGGGTGGCGCGACCTCCTGCTGGTCGCAAAGGACGGTTCCGTCATCGAGACCGCCTGGGCCAACATCCGCCTCTCCGACGATACGCGCGTCGGGATCGGCATCGACATCCGTGAGCGCAAGCGAACCGAAGCCACCATCATAGAGAGCGAAGGCCGTTTCCGGGCGCTCATGAACGCATCACCCAATGTTGTGATGCTCATCGACCGCGACGGCACCATCCTCATCCTGAACGAGGTGGCTGCCGAGAGGTTCGGGAGGAGCGTCCAGGAACTCATGGGCAGATCGATATTCGACTACCTCCCGCCGGACGTCGTCGCACGACGGAAGATGATCGTCGGGGAGGTCTTCTTGACGGGCCGGCCGGCCAGGTTTGTCGATGAGCGGGAGGGGATGGTCCTCTACAACTCCCTCTTCCCGGTCGCCGACGCAGAAGGAAACGTGGTGCGGGTCGCGGTGATCTCCTATGATATCACCGAACAGAGACGCTTTGAGGAGATGCGGCATCAGGCATTCACCCAGATCGAGCATAACATGGAGCAGTTCGCGATCCTCGGCGACCACATCCGCCTGCCGCTGCAGGTCATCCTCGCTACGGCGGAACTCCTGGACGACGAGCAGGCATCGGAGCGGATCCGCAAACAGGTCTGGCGGATCAATGATCTCGTCAGGCAACTCGACAGGGGCTGGGTGGAATCGAGGGAGATCCGGGAGTTCCTCCGCAGGCACGAACTGGTGTAG
- a CDS encoding cupredoxin domain-containing protein → MTRLKRLLILTLVIGCVALFSGAVAQEGYGYDTTATPTANVTPTAEVNVTITSPEEGATVAAGNVTVSVNLTNFTLVEPTGQPNAPGEGHLHYYLDAVVPTNASAPAIPETGGYVISTNTSHTWENVTPGAHNLSVQVVNNDHTPIIPLVFDTVNVTVGGNVTGNATVVNLTAENIAFDTDTITVPAGANVTVNFNNKDDGIPHNFAVYDSSLRSEQIFVGEIITGPATTNYTFTAPSEPGTYYFQCDVHPSMNGDFIVE, encoded by the coding sequence ATGACGAGACTGAAAAGACTCCTGATCCTCACCCTAGTGATAGGGTGTGTAGCCCTCTTCTCCGGGGCGGTCGCCCAGGAGGGGTACGGGTACGACACAACTGCGACGCCGACAGCGAACGTGACACCAACTGCTGAAGTGAACGTCACCATCACGTCGCCGGAGGAGGGTGCCACCGTTGCTGCCGGGAACGTCACGGTGAGCGTGAACCTGACGAACTTCACGCTGGTCGAGCCGACCGGACAGCCGAACGCCCCGGGTGAAGGCCACCTGCACTACTACCTCGATGCCGTAGTGCCGACGAATGCGAGTGCTCCGGCCATCCCGGAGACCGGCGGCTACGTCATCTCCACGAACACCTCCCACACCTGGGAGAACGTGACACCGGGCGCACACAACCTCTCGGTCCAGGTGGTCAACAACGACCACACGCCGATCATACCGCTTGTGTTTGACACGGTGAACGTGACGGTCGGTGGGAACGTGACCGGGAACGCGACGGTGGTGAACCTCACCGCCGAGAACATCGCCTTTGATACGGACACCATCACAGTGCCGGCGGGGGCGAACGTGACGGTGAACTTCAACAACAAGGACGACGGCATCCCCCACAACTTCGCGGTCTACGACAGTTCCCTCCGGTCTGAGCAGATCTTTGTGGGTGAGATCATCACCGGCCCAGCGACAACCAACTACACCTTCACGGCACCATCCGAGCCCGGCACCTACTACTTCCAGTGTGACGTCCATCCCTCCATGAACGGTGATTTCATCGTAGAGTGA
- a CDS encoding DUF488 domain-containing protein: MIRIKRIYEEPSEDDGLRVLVDRLWPRGISKERALIDRWEKDLAPTTELRRWFGHDPAKWEEFLQRYRAELEGREELLTRLQHEANDGTVTLLYAAKDEEHNNAVALKRYIEEG; this comes from the coding sequence ATGATACGCATAAAAAGGATCTATGAAGAACCCTCGGAGGACGACGGGCTCCGGGTCCTCGTCGACCGGCTCTGGCCAAGGGGCATCTCGAAGGAGAGGGCGTTGATCGACCGGTGGGAGAAGGACCTTGCGCCGACGACCGAACTGCGCCGATGGTTCGGGCACGACCCGGCGAAGTGGGAGGAGTTCTTGCAACGCTACCGGGCTGAACTTGAAGGCAGGGAGGAGTTGCTTACCAGGCTCCAGCATGAGGCGAACGACGGGACCGTCACGCTCCTCTACGCCGCCAAAGACGAGGAGCACAACAACGCCGTGGCGCTGAAGCGGTATATCGAAGAGGGGTAG
- the cooS gene encoding anaerobic carbon-monoxide dehydrogenase catalytic subunit, with product MTMESNRISYHDSVRTVYERLKADGMSNVWDRYEAQGLGTDPDRRCAFCQAGARCDFCSNGPCRADASRDHRGVCGINADGMAMRMMLLRNVMGASNYHFHAAQAVRTLRATAEGKTPFSITEPKKLRTFAGRLGIETGGSDAEVALRLCDFVEEDFHRFTHEPSLIVERLAPPERKEVWRRLNLFPGGIYGETIVDTASTLTNVDGWFASHAMRAMRLGVAMAYQSQIVLEYIQDILYGIPRPHPMRVDLGVLDPDYVNILPNGHEPFLGFALIDLARTEEWQEKARAAGAKGLRVIANIETGQELIQRREMDDVFYGYTGNWIMQEAVLATGAVDVFAADMNCSLPLDPRYAEKYHFKLIPVSEVVVFEGGGERLEYVPEKAKEQAATLLQMGIENFKERHAKIEAIRGLPVREAVVGFAPESIVAALGGSLDPLLSAIKDGTIRGVVGLVSCTTLRDSGQDVHTVAVAENLIARDILVLGMGCGVAGLQVAGLCSPEAKEKAGSGLKNLCTALGVPPVLGFGTCTDTGRCADLLHSISDALGGVPLPDLPVAVAAPEYMEQKATIDALFALALGLYTYVNPVPTVTGGPDLVKLLTEDLRGITGGVLHVETDANAAVEGILGHIEEKRAKLGI from the coding sequence ATGACCATGGAGAGCAACAGGATATCCTACCACGACTCGGTCCGAACCGTCTACGAGCGGCTCAAAGCAGACGGTATGTCCAACGTCTGGGACCGCTACGAGGCCCAGGGCCTCGGGACCGACCCCGACCGGCGGTGCGCTTTCTGCCAGGCGGGGGCACGGTGCGACTTCTGCTCAAACGGTCCCTGCCGGGCCGACGCGAGCCGGGACCATCGGGGGGTCTGCGGGATCAACGCCGACGGCATGGCGATGCGGATGATGCTGCTGCGCAACGTCATGGGGGCGTCGAACTACCACTTCCACGCGGCGCAGGCGGTCAGAACCCTCCGGGCGACCGCCGAGGGCAAAACCCCGTTCTCCATCACGGAGCCCAAGAAACTCAGGACGTTTGCGGGACGGCTCGGGATCGAGACGGGCGGGAGCGACGCCGAGGTAGCCCTCAGACTCTGCGACTTCGTGGAGGAGGACTTCCACCGGTTCACCCACGAGCCGAGCCTGATCGTGGAGCGGCTCGCCCCTCCTGAGCGAAAAGAGGTCTGGAGGAGACTCAACCTCTTCCCGGGCGGGATCTACGGGGAGACGATCGTCGATACCGCCTCCACCCTCACGAACGTCGACGGCTGGTTCGCGAGCCACGCCATGCGGGCGATGCGCCTCGGCGTCGCGATGGCCTACCAGAGCCAGATTGTGCTCGAGTACATCCAGGATATCCTCTACGGCATCCCCCGCCCGCACCCCATGCGCGTCGACCTCGGGGTGCTCGACCCCGACTACGTCAACATCCTCCCGAACGGCCACGAACCCTTCCTCGGGTTCGCCCTCATCGACCTTGCCCGCACCGAGGAGTGGCAGGAGAAGGCACGCGCGGCGGGGGCGAAGGGCCTCCGAGTCATCGCGAACATCGAGACCGGGCAGGAGCTGATCCAGCGCCGGGAGATGGACGACGTCTTCTACGGCTACACCGGGAACTGGATCATGCAGGAGGCGGTGCTCGCCACCGGGGCGGTCGACGTATTCGCCGCCGACATGAACTGCTCGCTCCCCCTCGACCCCAGATACGCCGAGAAGTACCACTTCAAACTGATCCCGGTCAGCGAGGTCGTGGTCTTCGAGGGCGGGGGCGAGCGGCTCGAGTACGTCCCCGAGAAAGCGAAGGAGCAGGCGGCGACGCTCCTCCAGATGGGGATCGAGAACTTCAAAGAGCGGCATGCGAAGATAGAGGCGATCCGGGGGCTTCCCGTGCGGGAAGCGGTGGTCGGGTTCGCCCCCGAGAGCATCGTCGCGGCGCTCGGGGGGAGCCTCGACCCGCTTCTTTCCGCCATCAAGGACGGCACCATCCGGGGCGTCGTGGGGCTGGTCTCCTGCACCACCCTCCGGGACTCCGGGCAGGACGTCCACACCGTCGCGGTCGCGGAGAACCTGATCGCCCGCGACATCCTGGTCCTCGGGATGGGCTGCGGGGTCGCGGGTCTCCAGGTGGCCGGGCTCTGCTCCCCGGAGGCGAAGGAGAAGGCCGGATCGGGGCTGAAGAACCTCTGCACGGCGCTCGGCGTGCCGCCGGTGCTCGGGTTTGGGACCTGCACCGACACCGGCCGGTGCGCCGACCTCCTCCACTCGATCTCCGACGCCCTCGGCGGCGTCCCCCTCCCCGACCTCCCGGTCGCCGTAGCCGCTCCGGAGTACATGGAGCAGAAAGCAACCATCGACGCCCTTTTCGCGCTCGCACTTGGGCTCTACACCTACGTCAACCCGGTCCCGACGGTCACCGGCGGGCCGGACCTCGTCAAACTCCTCACCGAGGACCTCCGGGGGATCACCGGCGGGGTGCTCCACGTCGAGACGGACGCGAACGCGGCGGTGGAGGGAATCCTGGGGCATATTGAAGAGAAGCGGGCGAAGCTCGGGATATGA
- a CDS encoding TrmB family transcriptional regulator codes for MDDLIRNLMTLGMTEYEARVYAALVGIGEGSARQIHEASGVPRPRVYDIAEGLAARGFVTVRRGNPHVYIPAEPAVVIHHLKSAADAAATAAVQGLDALSLDARSKNSPIWYVQGEWSIRRHAESLAGGVTRDLAVVCLDYGQIGEFARLIADTSRDHPVSVLLPNGKRGIRKPLGNASLHVPKPFCAFFQENIFEKIYCGPLSVDGSAYLLEYVFIADDRVCMIVYRENGVRNAVVITLPFITCVQRQFVNRMIASAERIEGPARVGGDL; via the coding sequence ATGGACGACCTGATCCGAAACCTGATGACGCTCGGAATGACGGAGTACGAAGCACGGGTCTATGCAGCCCTCGTCGGGATCGGGGAGGGGAGCGCCCGCCAGATCCATGAGGCGAGCGGGGTTCCCCGCCCGAGGGTCTACGATATCGCCGAAGGGCTTGCCGCCCGGGGGTTCGTCACCGTCAGGCGGGGGAACCCGCACGTCTACATCCCGGCCGAACCCGCCGTCGTCATCCACCACTTGAAAAGCGCCGCCGATGCCGCGGCGACGGCGGCGGTGCAGGGTCTCGATGCGCTCTCGCTCGATGCCCGGTCGAAGAACTCGCCGATCTGGTACGTGCAGGGGGAGTGGAGCATCCGGCGCCACGCGGAGTCGCTCGCCGGGGGCGTCACCCGCGACCTTGCGGTCGTCTGCCTGGACTACGGGCAGATCGGCGAGTTTGCCCGGCTGATCGCCGATACGTCAAGAGACCACCCGGTGAGCGTCCTCCTCCCGAACGGGAAGCGCGGGATCAGAAAACCGCTCGGGAACGCCTCTCTCCACGTCCCGAAACCCTTCTGCGCCTTTTTTCAGGAGAACATCTTCGAGAAGATCTACTGCGGCCCCCTCTCGGTGGACGGTTCGGCGTACCTGCTTGAGTACGTCTTCATCGCCGACGACCGCGTCTGCATGATCGTCTACCGGGAGAACGGTGTACGCAATGCCGTCGTGATCACCCTGCCGTTCATCACCTGCGTCCAGCGGCAGTTCGTCAACCGAATGATCGCGAGCGCAGAGAGGATCGAGGGGCCGGCGCGGGTGGGCGGGGACCTGTAA
- a CDS encoding DUF2115 domain-containing protein, which translates to MRLNTILERIRRLFDRKGGGRPGADPGEVCSLIIDPFAGDLGEEASGRPASVEAIRMACRRMQGAATREELLRIIAGEVGAYHLHDLEQMNAGFERKVCHLPEGYRDRLLASVREEIFGAHHRLVLLSRNGAGPGMDEPPDPRLSAYAAMVAEACAAKAREKDPRYLYLKYLLSAFTMFVLAEPAHPVGTPFPGGQVVDEWEGTYLCPVRDMADDVPYALCPYCPAVQSTEPTFPEMRARRLERRRRENLANYWTNYKG; encoded by the coding sequence ATGCGGCTGAATACGATCTTGGAGCGCATCCGGCGGCTCTTCGACCGGAAAGGCGGCGGCCGGCCAGGGGCCGACCCTGGGGAGGTCTGCTCCCTTATCATCGATCCCTTCGCCGGGGATCTCGGCGAGGAAGCAAGTGGGAGGCCGGCATCCGTAGAGGCCATCCGGATGGCCTGCCGCCGGATGCAGGGAGCGGCGACGAGAGAAGAACTCCTCCGCATCATCGCCGGCGAAGTAGGAGCGTATCACCTGCACGACCTCGAACAGATGAACGCCGGGTTCGAGCGGAAGGTCTGCCACCTCCCTGAGGGCTACCGCGACCGCCTCCTTGCAAGTGTCAGGGAGGAGATCTTCGGGGCGCACCACCGCCTGGTCCTCCTCTCTCGGAACGGTGCGGGCCCCGGCATGGACGAACCCCCGGACCCGAGGCTCTCGGCCTACGCCGCCATGGTGGCGGAGGCCTGCGCCGCAAAGGCCCGGGAGAAGGACCCGAGGTATCTCTACCTGAAGTATCTCCTCTCCGCGTTCACCATGTTTGTCCTCGCGGAGCCCGCCCACCCGGTCGGCACCCCGTTCCCGGGCGGGCAGGTTGTCGACGAATGGGAGGGCACCTACCTCTGCCCAGTCAGGGATATGGCAGACGACGTGCCCTACGCCCTCTGCCCCTACTGCCCGGCAGTTCAGAGCACCGAACCGACCTTCCCTGAGATGCGGGCTCGCCGCCTGGAGAGGAGGAGGCGGGAGAACCTTGCAAACTACTGGACAAATTATAAAGGATAA
- a CDS encoding cupin domain-containing protein has product MKIVDVSKEPIGENPHHVDARKIYDTEHATAVVITLAPKEALKKHATPVDVFFYVLEGTGIVEIGDERAEVGKDHLVDSPAKIPHRWINESDETFRVLVVKVPRPTTGTRLL; this is encoded by the coding sequence ATGAAGATTGTTGATGTATCCAAGGAACCGATCGGCGAGAACCCGCACCATGTCGATGCTCGGAAGATCTACGACACCGAGCACGCGACTGCGGTGGTGATTACGCTTGCGCCGAAAGAGGCGCTCAAGAAGCACGCAACCCCGGTGGACGTCTTCTTCTACGTCCTTGAGGGGACCGGAATCGTCGAGATCGGCGACGAGCGCGCCGAGGTCGGGAAGGACCACCTGGTCGACAGCCCGGCAAAGATACCGCACCGCTGGATCAACGAGAGCGATGAGACCTTCCGGGTACTCGTGGTGAAGGTCCCGCGCCCGACGACCGGGACAAGGCTGCTGTGA
- a CDS encoding 4Fe-4S binding protein — translation MVIESIPKAVGFIYGLLAFAALAWLWYSGRFTRRRALPFLIVSAFLGFLVFAPVFPYQLQMVVLGNAAALGSPLPAAIGGLLAFIILALIFGRVICGQVCPAGAVQELMYLLPVKKHGRAESRVSVAVRAGVLVVFLVAGLGLSVNLLGLIGLSAFFHLAVASVSFFIFLGIILLSAVVYRPFCRYVCPYGALLAPAAAKALYRIRRTDACIGCRKCERACPTGEANPAAGLGECYLCGRCTEACPVEGALLYGRNKKSK, via the coding sequence ATGGTCATCGAGTCCATCCCGAAGGCCGTAGGATTTATCTACGGCCTCCTCGCTTTTGCCGCCCTTGCCTGGCTCTGGTACTCGGGTCGGTTCACCCGGCGGCGTGCGCTGCCGTTCCTGATTGTATCGGCGTTCCTTGGGTTTCTGGTCTTTGCGCCGGTCTTCCCGTACCAACTGCAGATGGTCGTCCTCGGGAACGCGGCAGCGCTCGGGTCGCCGCTTCCTGCGGCGATCGGCGGACTTCTTGCCTTCATCATCCTAGCCCTCATCTTCGGCCGGGTCATCTGCGGGCAGGTCTGCCCGGCGGGGGCCGTCCAAGAACTCATGTACCTGCTCCCGGTGAAGAAACACGGCCGCGCCGAGAGCCGGGTCTCGGTGGCGGTCAGGGCCGGGGTCCTCGTCGTCTTCCTCGTCGCCGGCCTCGGGCTCTCGGTGAACCTGCTTGGACTCATCGGTCTTTCGGCCTTCTTCCACCTCGCGGTCGCGAGCGTATCGTTCTTCATCTTCCTCGGGATCATCCTCCTCTCCGCCGTCGTCTACCGGCCGTTCTGCCGCTACGTCTGCCCGTATGGAGCCCTGCTCGCCCCTGCGGCGGCAAAGGCCCTCTACCGGATCCGGCGGACGGACGCCTGCATCGGGTGCCGGAAGTGCGAGCGGGCGTGCCCGACCGGGGAGGCGAACCCTGCCGCCGGCCTCGGGGAGTGCTACCTCTGCGGCCGGTGCACGGAGGCCTGCCCGGTGGAGGGGGCGCTCCTGTACGGACGAAATAAGAAGAGTAAATAG
- a CDS encoding cupin domain-containing protein yields MSKEKRLELQGKVLRLADLVAYQDGTVASRMIINKPSGSITLFSFDEDEGLSEHTAPYDAVVTILDGECEVWVAGETHQMSAGETIIFPANVPHALSAITRFKMSLTMIRE; encoded by the coding sequence ATGTCTAAAGAGAAACGTCTCGAGTTACAGGGGAAGGTCCTCCGGTTGGCAGACCTCGTCGCCTACCAGGACGGGACCGTGGCAAGCAGGATGATCATCAACAAACCCTCGGGGAGCATCACCCTCTTCTCGTTCGACGAGGACGAGGGGCTCTCGGAGCACACAGCACCGTACGATGCGGTGGTGACGATCCTCGACGGAGAGTGCGAGGTCTGGGTCGCGGGCGAGACGCACCAGATGAGCGCGGGCGAGACGATCATCTTTCCGGCAAACGTCCCCCACGCCCTCTCCGCCATAACGCGGTTCAAGATGTCGCTTACAATGATCCGGGAGTGA